TGTGCCCGGGGGCCGGTGGCCGCGGCTGTTTCCTGCCATTAATCACCGCTAATTGGCTTTGCCCTGGCGGGCCCACGGcggggggagtttgggggggtcacGGGGGGTGTAAGAGgatttccctgctccttcctccgGCTCGGCCATCCCGGGGTCCCGCTCCCTGCCCGCCCGCTGCCCACCCGGCCCCGGCCCCATGCCACGCTCTCGCGGGGACAAGGGATCCCCCAAGGGCACGGAGCCCCCGCAGAAGGGGAAAGGGGGGCACGAGGAGGGGGAGAAACCCCCCAAAGCCCCCGAGGACGTCGGTGCCCCGGCCCCCAAGAATTCCGGCTCCGAGTCCCGGCAAGGCGGGCACGGGCAGAAGAGTGGGAAGAAGGGTCCCACGGACCCCCACGCTGCTGCCACCAAGACCTACTCCCCCTTCCTCAACACCGTCTTTGGCAaggtggggacaccgggaggggACATGGGCATGAGGGTGGTGATGGAGGGACCCTGGAAAtggaggggatgtggggacaggggagatggggacagggatagtCCAAgatcctgtggatggaaggggGACAGGGGCTTTGGTGACGTGGTCAGGGACACTCTGGGATCCTGGGGATGGAGAGGAtatggggacattggggatagggacatggggacagtgagggTGGGGACAGGAATAGTCCAGGACCCTGCAGATGGAGGGGATGTGGAGCATTTGAGACATGGGGATATGGAGACAGTGGAGCTGTTCCAGGACCCTGGCTATGGAAGGGACATGGGgaaggtggggatggggacaaggacagtcCAGGACCCTGTAGATGAAGAGAGCAATGAGGCAGTCAGGATGGGCttggggacagtgggatggggaTGTTCCAGAaccctggggacagaggggacatggggCCAGTGAAGATGGGCTTGGGACGCTCCAGGACCCTGGGGGTGGAGGGGATGTTGGGCACTGGCGACATGGTTGGGGCCACGCTGGGTCCCTGGGGATTGaaaggacatggggacagtggggacacagttggggacactctgggacCCTAGGGatgaggacatggggacagtgggaatgGGCTCAGGGACCGTCTGGAAACCTGGGAATGAAGGGGCTATGGGGCACTGGGAACAGTCAGGGACAGCCTGGAATCGTGGGGATAGATGGGACAGGCACGCTGGGAATGGTGCTGGGGACACTCCAGggccctggggacagaggggacataCTGAGGGGACATCTAGAGCAGAGGCAGCCAAGCTCTGTGGGGGTAAAAATGCTGCCCCTCCACCTCAGGAGTACAACCCGCCTTGGCAGCATCTGTGGCCACCCGGCACATTCCATCCAGAgcctgggggtcccagggtgggacacccctggggcgggtgacaggagcagggacacagggaccggggcagggcaggtgggaggcgcaggcacagggcagggcgGGGCTTTGCCTCCAATCCCACTAATCCTCCACTGGAGTTAATTTTGGCCCACGCTTAACAAAGGTGACACCGAGGTTTTGGGGGGGCAAGGAGGGGGGATGGACACGGAGCTGGGTCTCATTCTGCTGTcaccccttctgtgtgtcccATCCAGGAGCGGGAGCTGTCACCGGAGGAGCTGGATGGTGAGCAGGGGGGACGGAGTGGGGACATGGGCCTAGGGGAATGGGGGGACTGCGTCCTCATGGAGGCATCTGCCGTGGGGATGTGGCCATGGAGGGGTCTCCCACATCCAAGAAGGGACCTGCCCTGGGGTGACACGGTGCCCATGTGACCCTCCATGCCTGatgatgtccctgtccccacctgtggccatgcccagagctgctggatgcCTTCAAGGAGTTTGACACGGACCAGGATGGCTACATCAGCTACAAGGACCTGGGCGCCTGCATGCGCACGCTGGGGTACATGCCCACCGAGATGGAGCTCATCGAGATCTCCCAGCACATCAAGATGAGGAGTGAGTGGGGTCGGGGGGCCGGGGAGGGGACCCGGGGTCGCTGGGGTGCTGAGGGTGTCCCCTTCCCGCTGCAGTGGGCGGCCGCGTGGACTTCGAGGACTTTGTGCAGATGATGGGCCCAAAACTGCGGGAGGAGACGGCGCACATGGTGGGCGTGAGGGAACTCAAGATCGCCTTCCGCGAGGTACGGCCACCgccatggggacagcaggtGTGGTGTCCCCTCCTCAGGGGCACAACAGCCATGAAGGGACCACAGACGTGGTGGGGACAGTGACCCTTGAGAGACCCTGGTGGGGACAATAATGATAGGAGCATGGAGTGGACGGTGATTGTGGGAGGACCACGGTGAGATGGTGACCACAGAAGGGACCATGGGGTGACCAAAGGCACGGAGGGGACACTGACCATGGGAAGACCATGGTGGTGACCACAGGCAGGAGAAGACAATGACCATGGGGAAACGATGACCGTGGGGTGACCACAGGCATGGACAGAACAGTGACTGGGGTGAACAGTGACCATGGTGGTGACCAcgaggagctgggggtgccGGTGGCCGTGGTGGGAGGGTGACCCCCGGCCCGCGGGTGCCGCAGTTCGACATGAACGGGGACGGGGAGATCAGCACGGCCGAGATGCGCGAGGCCATCGCGGCGCTGCTCGGGGAGCAGCTGAAGGCGCAGGAGGTGGACGAGATCCTGCAGGACGTGGATCTCAACGGGGACGGTCACGTGGACTTCGACGGTGAGGgtcatcttccccaacacacCCCCTTCCCTGGGGGGCCGcggcaggggctgagccccgGCTCCCCTGACGTCCCCTCCTCGCCCCGCAGAGTTCGTGATGATGCTGTCGTCCCGGTAACGGAGACACCGGCAG
This window of the Anomalospiza imberbis isolate Cuckoo-Finch-1a 21T00152 chromosome 6, ASM3175350v1, whole genome shotgun sequence genome carries:
- the LOC137476218 gene encoding calcium-binding protein 2-like, with the translated sequence MPRSRGDKGSPKGTEPPQKGKGGHEEGEKPPKAPEDVGAPAPKNSGSESRQGGHGQKSGKKGPTDPHAAATKTYSPFLNTVFGKERELSPEELDELLDAFKEFDTDQDGYISYKDLGACMRTLGYMPTEMELIEISQHIKMRMGGRVDFEDFVQMMGPKLREETAHMVGVRELKIAFREFDMNGDGEISTAEMREAIAALLGEQLKAQEVDEILQDVDLNGDGHVDFDEFVMMLSSR